A window of Rhododendron vialii isolate Sample 1 chromosome 11a, ASM3025357v1 contains these coding sequences:
- the LOC131306807 gene encoding uncharacterized protein LOC131306807, translating to MTPLQQGKSFLLYITSTPHSIGALLAQEEDGIERPIYYINQVIQGVESRYSPIERHCLALVFAAQKLRHYLLAYPLHLITKCDPIRYLLNRPALAGRPARWLLSLAEYEIICKAPRAVKSQALADLLAHFPSGQYEPPSEDLPGDEFQAAQVEVGDWSLSFDGSSTTKGGGAGIVLTAPSGGKINLSYKLDFHCSNNEAAYEAFILGLMAALNCGITLLCIKGDSKLVIRQMNGEYAIREPPLASYRTIVQRLTSKFDALRLEHAPRSENRHPDALATLASKVEVLGCQPKSKSSREACLAP from the coding sequence ATGACTCCTCTTCAACAAGGAAAGTCCTTCCTCTTATACATCACCTCCACTCCCCACTCCATTGGGGCCCTCCTAGCTCAAGAGGAAGATGGAATCGAAAGGCCGATTTATTACATAAACCAGGTTATACAGGGGGTGGAATCGCGATACTCGCCAATAGAACGCCATTGCCTCGCTCTTGTGTTCGCCGCACAGAAGCTCCGCCACTATCTCCTTGCATACCCTCTCCATCTCATCACGAAATGTGATCCAATCCGGTACCTCCTCAATCGCCCAGCTCTAGCTGGTAGGCCGGCCCGATGGTTGCTTTCTTTGGCGGAGTATGAGATCATTTGTAAAGCCCCTCGAGCGGTAAAAAGCCAAGCTCTGGCCGACCTCTTGGCTCACTTTCCAAGTGGCCAATACGAACCCCCGTCCGAAGATTTGCCAGGAGATGAGTTCCAAGCAGCACAAGTGGAGGTTGGAGATTGGAGCCTCAGTTTTGACGGATCATCCACAACTAAAGGTGGAGGCGCTGGAATAGTTCTAACGGCCCCTAGTGGAGGAAAGATCAACCTCTCCTACAAACTCGATTTTCATTGCTCCAACAATGAAGCCGCGTATGAAGCGTTCATCCTTGGCCTCATGGCTGCCCTGAATTGCGGCATAACCCTCCTATGCATTAAAGGGGACTCCAAACTAGTCATCCGGCAAATGAATGGCGAATATGCAATTAGAGAACCTCCGCTTGCCTCTTACAGGACCATTGTGCAGAGATTAACAAGCAAATTCGACGCCCTCCGCTTGGAACATGCCCCCCGCTCAGAGAATCGTCATCCCGACGCTCTCGCGACCCTCGCCTCCAAGGTGGAAGTTTTAGGGTGCCAACCAAAATCGAAATCCTCAAGAGAAGCGTGCCTTGCTCCGTAG